TATCGCACTGATACCAAACAAATCCTTAAAGATTTAAATACTGGAGATGCCGCGCTACTGCCGCTTGGTGGTGTGGGCGAAGAAACTGCCGGGTACAAAGGTTATGGCTACGCTACACTGGTGGAAATCCTTTCCTCTGCACTGCAAGCCGGTAATTTTATGCATGCTTTAAGCGGTGTAAAAAACAATAAAAAAGTTCCTATTGAACTTGGGCACTTTTTCATGGCAATAAATATTGAATCTTTTACTGAGCTTAAAACTTTTAAAAAATATACAGGCAATATTCTGCGAGAACTCCGTGCTTCCAAAAAAGCCCCCGGACAAAAACGCATCTATACTGCCGGTGAAAAGGAATACCTGGCTGAACAAACGCGTATAAAAAAAGGGATCCCGCTGCCGATTGAAGTCCAAAATGAACTCATAACAATGCGTAATGAACTCAGCTTAAAAAAATATATATTTCCCTGGGAAAAATAAAATAAAACTAACAAAACAGATAATTTTTCTGATAATATATTTATATGGATAAAAAAAAATCAGCAGCAATAAATTTTCCCAAGAATTCTGCGATATTATTTGTAGTCCTTTTCGGCTGTGTCAGCCTTTTCGCGGATATGACCTACGAAGGTGCCCGCAGTATCATGGGACCCTACCTAAAAATTTTGGGGGGCAGCGCTGCCGTGGTTGGCTTTGTGGCCGGTTTCGGCGAGCTTGTTGGTTATGGTTTCCGAATATTAACCGGATATATTGCCGATAAAACAAAACGTTATTGGTTAATGACCTTTCTCGGCTATGCTATAAACCTGCTGGCTGTTCCTTTGCTGGCCTTAACCGGCAACTGGGTCTTGGCTTCGGTTCTGCTTGTTACGGAACGTTTTGGCAAAGCTATTCGCACCCCATCTAAAGACGCTATGCTTTCTTTTGCCCGAACAACAGTAGGAAGCGGTTGGACTTATGGCCTGCATGAGGCTATGGACCAGATAGGCGCAGTTTTGGGACCCGTAATAGTCGCATCGGTATTATTTTTCAACCACAACAATTACCATCTGGGGTTTGCCGTGCTTCTTGTTCCTGCTCTGCTCTCTTTATCGTTGATCGGTTTAGCCCGCTTACTATATCCCAACCCCAGCAATCTGGAAGTCAAAAAGCTACAGGTAAATACCGAGGGGCTGGGCAAAAAATACTGGTTGTATTTACTGGCAGTCGGGTTTATTGCAATTGGCTTTGCTGATTTTCCGTTGATTGCTTATCATCTGCAGGTTAAAAATTTATTTTCAGCCTCCATGATACCGATACTATATGCTGCAGCAATGGCTATTGACGCTTTTTCGGCACTATTTTTCGGATAT
This region of Candidatus Margulisiibacteriota bacterium genomic DNA includes:
- a CDS encoding MFS transporter, yielding MDKKKSAAINFPKNSAILFVVLFGCVSLFADMTYEGARSIMGPYLKILGGSAAVVGFVAGFGELVGYGFRILTGYIADKTKRYWLMTFLGYAINLLAVPLLALTGNWVLASVLLVTERFGKAIRTPSKDAMLSFARTTVGSGWTYGLHEAMDQIGAVLGPVIVASVLFFNHNNYHLGFAVLLVPALLSLSLIGLARLLYPNPSNLEVKKLQVNTEGLGKKYWLYLLAVGFIAIGFADFPLIAYHLQVKNLFSASMIPILYAAAMAIDAFSALFFGYLYDRIGVKSLLLATVVSAFFAPLVFFGNVPAIWAGVLLWGIGMGWQESIMRSVIADMSPQDKRASAFGLFNAGYGIFWFAGSWIMGIIYDFSISWHYALLILVLMSVVIQLAALPVYLYLSKQNSKA